The Gossypium hirsutum isolate 1008001.06 chromosome D03, Gossypium_hirsutum_v2.1, whole genome shotgun sequence genomic interval TGTCTAGTTTGAGGACAATAATGTTCTAAAAGCTGCCAACTTTCTTTCTCAATATTTCCACTACTTTTTCCTCAATTCATACAGAATCCAATGTGTATAAGTCCATAGCATTACCCCACCATTAATCAAAACATCAACGTGTAAACAAAGGCCCCATTTTGATTATCTTTCACATATTAACCCCCCAATAGAAAACCCTGCACCATCAACATTAACTCAATGGGAAACTCGGCCATAACTCACTGAGTAAACCCCAAGTCCTAAAACttacaaacaaaaaagaaaaagagtgaaataaaatCTTACCATGAACAAGATTGAAAACACTTCCATTGGGTTGATAATCATAGATCACAAGTCTTTCACCTTTGGCTTGAAAATAAGCTCTAAGGGGCACTAAATTGGGATGTACCAACCCACCAACAGCCTCCATATGTTGTTCAAAAGCTTCACCGCCGGTCACCGCTGTTCTGCCAGCGTCCAATCTCTTCACCGTCAAAATCAATTGCCGATCAACCACTGCCTTATACGTAGTTGCCATTGTACCTCTCCCTAATAACTCGGCTGAAGCTCTCATTAACTGTTCTAAACTATAACCTTCAACTTCACCACCGACGAACACTAAATTCCCACTCTTTTTCAGCCTTTGAATTTCCGGCATCATTGTCTTCCTCTCCGGTGGTTCTCCGATATGGGTTCTCGAGTTTCCGGCATTTGAGTTTGTTACTTCCGGTGAAGCTATCGTTGTTGGCTTTGTCCCTTTCGAGTCCACTCTTTGTTTTTTAACCACAGCTAAAGCTAACAATACTGAAAATAAGATTAAAGCAATGCCGATGGTAAACCCAAGGACCACCCCAGTTCTCCGGTGACTCTTCTTCGGCGAAGAAGGCGGTGAAAGAACCATAACCCCACCGCCGCCGCCGCTTCGGGCCTCCGCACTTTGACCTAACGGACCGGATGCTGAAGGAGAACCGAAAAAAGGAGCACGAGAAGCACAAGCTTTATTGATAATCTCCCCACATAAATCAGGGTTCAATGAAAACGCCGTCGTATTGAACTTCGATAAAGTAGGTGTCACTGGTATTTTCCCGGTCAGATTGTTGCCGGAAACATTGAAAATGAGTAGAAAAGATTGGTTCAACGCCGGGACTGGTCCGTCAAATCGGTTCCATTCAAGCCGAAGGACATTCAACCGTTCCAAAGCAGTTAAATTAGCCGGAATCGGACCGGCTAACTCATTATAAGAAAGATCAAGAGAAGTTATCCTACGAAGTGACAAGATCGACGGTGGGAAAGCACCGGAAAAATTATTACGACCTAAAAACAAGGATTTAAGGTTGTAAAGAGAGGACAAGTCAGGGATAGGACCTGAAAGTGAGTTGTTTCGTAAGCTAAGGACCCGAAGCTGGTCAAGCTTTGAGAGTGAGTTGGCGGGAAAAACACCACGTAGGGCGGCGTTTTGGAGGATGTAACGGACAACACGGCCTTGGGCACATTTAACGCCACGCCATTGACAATAATCGAAGCGCTCATTGAGAGCGTAAAGCAACTTGTTATCGAGGTCAGCTTTGGATTTGAAAGAGAGGATCGAAACGGCGTCGGTGGAGAAGAGTAAACTGGTTTGTGGAGGGTAAGTTATAACAGGCCTAGAAAAACAGGGTATTGAAAcccagatgaagaagaagaagagatgaAGTACAGGTTTGAACTTtgtttttggcattttttttggtaaaaaaatttgaactttttttttcttttttgaaagtttgaagcttttgattattatttttatagtctgcattttgttttaattgattGTGAGAAATGGAGAAGAAAGAGTCACGTGACTCAGACAAAACATCATTCTTTAGCTACCCCACTCAACAGCGCGTGACTGCttcacttcatttttttttcctcTCACTACTAAATTGGAGACTATACCCGAGAGGTCCCTCTATTATAGTAAcctgatcaaattagtccttttactattaaatggatcaatctAGTCCTCGTGCTATTAAAAAGAATCTAATCATGCCAAGTtggaatatttttaacatttaatttttttaaaatagcgTTTAATATTTAACAacattgatatttttttaaatttttttatggttctggaaatgaaatcttttgtttggaattgaattgcaattcaaaaataattttacaaaacatTTTTTATACCATAATGTTAACTTTGTTAAGatttggacttatttgattctttttaacagtacaatgactaaattaatcaatttaataataaagggactaatttgatctaaTTCTTATAATACAGGGACCTTCTAGGTATTTTAACCGTATTGAATTACTTTTTGGATATATACTTTATTAGTGAAACGACCCCTAAATTATATTTTGGATATCAAATAGGCACTTGAAGTTgttttgttaaaactagtccctaaaGTTGTTTTGTTATATGAACGAATCTGGACAAAATTTGAGTCTCATTTTTCAGGATAAAAATGAGCTTGAGCAAACATAAATGTACTAATATTGtaaataaatcaaatcaaaaccGATTTAACTCGGCTCATAAATATCTCATCTTGTAGGAAATTTCATGTTAATTTGCTGAATTAGTAATAAATTCtttcttttaagaaaataaattctcttATTTTATATCCAAAAgtcaaattgaatgaataaaaaaaacagTTAGACTGCCTAATATGTACTTAATTTTATGTTTCATCCACAAAATAAATAGTCccataaataaaagaagaaaatactATTACTATAAGATACCAAATAGGGTAAAAGTATAATGAAGATCCTTatattaggagtcagattgcattttacctCTTTCactcaaaaaataagtaaattaaatcaaagagcaaattaattatttctgttaaaaaattatattttgattatattttgatTATATCAAAGAGCAAGTTaatgtaatgataaaattatattttgattcttataaaaaaataaaattttagtttaatcccTTCacaaattcttaaataataattaatgtaatgataaaattacattaacctcttcaaaaatttataatttaaattttataaaataaatttctattttctTCCTTCAACATCACTAACATTTACCTAAGGAGATAATGTTAAGGATGAAGGTTTATTCTAATTTCTTTAGCatcccctctctctctctctctctccataTTAGATTGGAAATTTGacctttgattaaaaaaataaaatgaaattttgagaaaagagagagagagagagattaatCTTAAATTATAAAAGGTTTAAGGGCGTAAAAagctcttaaaattttttaattaagtcttttttatttaattgggtacttaaacttttaaaatacatcaaaaagattctcaaactttttcaaaaaaaagtaattaagctcCTGCTTTTTTATGCACTCAATTgctaaaatgcataaaaaagatcATTTTACTGTAAACTTTAACagttgaccgttaaagttaactGCCCCTAACTTTTTCAGTTAAAGTCACCTCGTCTCACCACAcatttgacaaaaaaatcataaaatataaaaatcaataaaagttataaaaattattaaaatttaataaaaatataataaaatatttaaaatttactaataatagaaaaatataaaaatagtaaaaaaatcataaaaaattataaaaagtataaaaaaagatCCTTTAACCGTTAACTTTAACTattgaccgttaaagttaacaATTCCCATGTCACAACACAGCGTGACATGtggcgaaaaatgataaaaaaataaaaatcaataaaaatatacaactttataaaattatattgtttttctatatttctatatattatataattttttacgatttttataaaaatatacaacttttttatgtttttttacgatttttataatctttttctaaattttaataaaaattaaatatttcttattttttattaaaatttaataaatttagtaaattttaatgatttttatttttttatcattttttgccacatgtcacgcCATAGTTGTTACACATGgtgactttaactgaaaaaaatatAGGGGCGTAACAATTAACCGTTAAAGTTAACGATTAAAGTgtttttttgatgcattttggcaattgagtgcaaaaaaagaTAAGGACTTAATTTGTAACACCATAAACTCAGCCTAAatattatggccaaatctgacgtTAAATGAATGACgttaaatgaatgaaaatttgattttcgTGTATCTTGAAACTCGACGCAAACTCTTAAAATCTCGtattaaaaacatatttgtaTCTATCTATTTATTTGAAAGCGatgtttgattatattttttaaaacgtacagcatgtttggttgggggaATCGATATGCATTCCCCCAATTCCCCGGGCCCACCACCAAACGGgcgtttggttgggtgtaataaCATTACACCCCGATTCCCTTCCGCCCCTATTACCCCATTGGCTGTAACAGCCATTCCCCACCGAAAGCGCCGAATAGGGATTCCCCcaattctcattttcttttccgTTTTCTGCCCTTCATCCTCTCCGATGTTTCCCTTCCATcgatttctgcttcttcttctggtacatttcttttcttcttacgtttcttttcttttctccattttaTCAACAACGAAAAATGCTCACACTCTTTccctgtttttcttttcttttctgtaaaATCGATTTAGTTTTGCTTTTGCCAAAATCTGGAATATTTGTTTTTGTTCTCCTAATTTTGATTCGTTTCTAGCATTTTCCATTCGACTTTTCTTTGTATTGCATGTTCGATTgaacaaatgaaatttttttcaatgTGGTTCTATTATTTGCTTATTCTATTGCATGTTTGTCTGATTCTATTGTTTTCCGAATGGCTTGTGATTTCGACTAGCTGAGTTCTGTTTATTTGCATTTCTTGAAATTTGTTGGAGTTCATGTATTGGTTtctgttaatttaaaatttgtttgcACAAAAGATGAAGGCTTTATGCTGAGAAATGTTAACTATGTTTtctgttaatttaaaatttgttttctgtcaattttagttttaaaatgatTTCTTGCAATAAATGAGGATTGATAACCATAGTATCTGAAAGTTGTATGTGTGCTTGAGTCCATTTTGAGGAAAAAGGAAGATAAAGATTTCTTAGTTGTGGCTTCTTACTTTACCGAGAACAAATAAGTTGTTTTGAGATGTTCTGAGTCTCCTCAAGCTTCCCTCAGAGAAAAGGCTAACAAGGTAAATATCTCAGTCAACCCTCTATTTTACTTTTAATcaaaaagatgaaaatatcatTTTTGTTATGCTTTAATGCTAGCCCAGGGCATTGTTTTTTATGGCATGCTTGTAGGTTCTTTCTCATTTCCCCTTTTGTTTTATGTAGCAACTACAGTAAGCTCTCGTTCTGTAAACTAATGTCATgggaaataaaggaaaattgaaCTAACTTATGCTTAAGAACTTGCTTTTAGCGATatggaatatatatttttttttgaggTTCACTT includes:
- the LOC107932584 gene encoding probable inactive receptor kinase At5g67200 — its product is MPKTKFKPVLHLFFFFIWVSIPCFSRPVITYPPQTSLLFSTDAVSILSFKSKADLDNKLLYALNERFDYCQWRGVKCAQGRVVRYILQNAALRGVFPANSLSKLDQLRVLSLRNNSLSGPIPDLSSLYNLKSLFLGRNNFSGAFPPSILSLRRITSLDLSYNELAGPIPANLTALERLNVLRLEWNRFDGPVPALNQSFLLIFNVSGNNLTGKIPVTPTLSKFNTTAFSLNPDLCGEIINKACASRAPFFGSPSASGPLGQSAEARSGGGGGVMVLSPPSSPKKSHRRTGVVLGFTIGIALILFSVLLALAVVKKQRVDSKGTKPTTIASPEVTNSNAGNSRTHIGEPPERKTMMPEIQRLKKSGNLVFVGGEVEGYSLEQLMRASAELLGRGTMATTYKAVVDRQLILTVKRLDAGRTAVTGGEAFEQHMEAVGGLVHPNLVPLRAYFQAKGERLVIYDYQPNGSVFNLVHGSRSTRAKPLHWTSCLKIAEDVAQGLAYIHQASRLVHGNLKSTNVLLGTDFEACLTDYCLAVLADSSSTEDPDSLAYKAPEIRKSNRKLTPKSDVYAFGVFLLELLTGKHPSQHPVLVPHDLLEWVRTIREDDVGEYRRLGMLTEVASVCSLTSPEQRPAMWQALKMIQEIKESAMMEDRASYGHS